Proteins co-encoded in one Kribbella solani genomic window:
- a CDS encoding DNA-binding protein produces MRSKRDATSTGHPQQPQAARDQGARDQAARDQGARDQGRAGREAGARGRLVERGAGELAARPWRPAPVPLSAVDFVQFGLWRSGELGAEDLLAALTLLPAARAEVEELEAGLFFVARSSGLTWAEIADAMGFSSPQACQQRFNRLTARQETTS; encoded by the coding sequence ATGAGAAGCAAGCGGGACGCGACCAGCACTGGGCACCCACAGCAGCCTCAGGCGGCACGGGACCAGGGGGCGCGAGATCAGGCGGCGCGGGATCAAGGGGCGCGGGATCAGGGGCGGGCGGGGCGGGAGGCGGGGGCCCGGGGGCGGCTGGTGGAGCGGGGGGCCGGGGAGTTGGCGGCGCGGCCTTGGCGGCCGGCGCCGGTGCCGTTGTCGGCGGTGGATTTCGTGCAGTTCGGGTTGTGGCGGTCGGGTGAGTTGGGGGCGGAGGATCTGCTCGCGGCGCTGACGTTGTTGCCGGCGGCCCGGGCTGAGGTTGAGGAGTTGGAGGCGGGGTTGTTCTTCGTGGCCAGGAGTTCGGGGCTGACGTGGGCGGAGATCGCGGACGCGATGGGGTTCAGTTCACCGCAGGCCTGTCAGCAACGCTTCAACCGACTCACTGCCCGGCAGGAGACCACCTCATGA
- the rdgB gene encoding RdgB/HAM1 family non-canonical purine NTP pyrophosphatase has product MSRVLLASNNKKKLEELRRILTPIVPGIEVLGLGDVPPYEEPAETEPTFEGNALLKAHAALKATGLPSIADDSGICVDALNGMPGVLSARWSGPAKDNHANNLLLLGQLEDVPDERRGASFVAAVAFVRPDGPDEIILGEMRGAVTRSLRGTGGFGYDVLFQAEGYDRTTAELSIEEKDTISHRGKALRALAPIVAKALGS; this is encoded by the coding sequence ATGAGCCGCGTACTGCTGGCCTCGAACAACAAGAAGAAGCTCGAAGAACTACGCCGGATCCTGACCCCGATCGTGCCGGGGATCGAGGTGCTCGGGCTCGGCGACGTCCCGCCGTACGAGGAACCGGCCGAGACCGAGCCGACCTTCGAAGGCAACGCGCTGCTCAAGGCACACGCCGCGCTGAAGGCGACCGGCCTGCCGTCGATCGCCGACGACAGCGGCATCTGCGTGGACGCGCTGAACGGCATGCCCGGCGTCCTCTCGGCGCGCTGGTCCGGCCCCGCGAAGGACAACCACGCGAACAACCTGCTGCTGCTCGGTCAGTTGGAGGACGTTCCGGACGAGCGGCGCGGCGCGTCCTTCGTCGCGGCGGTCGCCTTCGTACGCCCCGACGGCCCGGACGAGATCATCCTCGGCGAGATGCGTGGCGCGGTGACCCGCTCGTTGCGTGGAACCGGCGGCTTCGGGTACGACGTGCTGTTCCAGGCCGAAGGCTACGACCGGACCACGGCCGAGCTCTCGATCGAGGAAAAGGACACCATCAGCCACCGAGGCAAGGCGCTACGCGCCCTCGCCCCGATCGTCGCCAAAGCCCTGGGGAGCTAA
- a CDS encoding GDSL-type esterase/lipase family protein, which yields MSLHYVALGDSTTVGVGDPMNGSSTTDLSGAGARPGQGWRGWASLLAAALASSHRVTFSNFATSGATVPVVATEQLPETGDGPIDLASLIVGVNDTLRSSFDAGRIRDHLQLCAEQLTARGALLLTVRFHDHGKVFGLPRWLRRPLWHRIEQVNVAYDDLHARYGGIRLDMAAYPEIYRRDFWSVDRLHPGERGHRKLARAFADELAVRGVRIDVPPDLDCAYRPPSRWADAMWLVREGVPWVGRRANDLLPWAARMALTQFHPPAGSLPVGTNAEVRRLLSLPPSLPSTADAEVRRLLSPSLSSAPSSADAEARQLEA from the coding sequence GTGAGCCTCCACTACGTGGCACTGGGGGACTCGACCACCGTGGGTGTCGGGGACCCGATGAACGGCAGCAGTACGACCGACCTGTCCGGTGCCGGAGCACGACCGGGTCAGGGGTGGCGAGGCTGGGCCTCGCTGCTCGCGGCCGCCCTGGCCAGCTCCCACCGTGTGACGTTCTCCAACTTCGCGACCAGCGGCGCCACCGTGCCGGTGGTCGCGACCGAGCAACTGCCCGAAACCGGCGACGGGCCGATCGACCTCGCCTCGCTGATCGTCGGCGTGAACGACACCTTGCGGTCGTCGTTCGACGCCGGGCGGATTCGGGACCACCTGCAGCTGTGTGCCGAGCAGTTGACCGCGCGCGGGGCGCTGCTGCTCACCGTGCGGTTCCATGACCACGGCAAGGTGTTCGGGTTGCCGCGGTGGTTGCGGCGGCCGTTGTGGCATCGGATCGAGCAGGTCAACGTCGCGTACGACGACCTGCATGCCCGGTACGGGGGGATCCGGCTGGACATGGCCGCGTACCCGGAGATCTATCGGCGGGACTTCTGGAGCGTCGACCGGCTGCATCCGGGGGAGCGCGGGCACCGCAAGCTGGCGCGGGCGTTCGCGGACGAGCTGGCGGTTCGGGGCGTACGGATCGACGTACCGCCCGACCTGGACTGCGCGTACCGCCCGCCGAGCCGTTGGGCGGACGCGATGTGGCTGGTCCGCGAGGGCGTGCCGTGGGTAGGCCGCCGAGCCAACGACTTGCTGCCCTGGGCAGCCCGCATGGCCCTGACCCAGTTCCATCCACCTGCCGGGTCCCTTCCAGTAGGTACCAACGCGGAGGTGCGACGCCTCCTATCGCTTCCGCCGTCTCTTCCCTCCACCGCCGATGCGGAGGTGCGGCGCCTCCTCTCTCCGTCTCTTTCTTCTGCTCCTTCCTCTGCCGATGCGGAAGCGAGGCAGTTGGAGGCATAG
- the rph gene encoding ribonuclease PH: MARIDGRTADQLRPVKITRNWLDHAEGSVLVEFGRTRVLCAASVTEGVPRWRKGSGLGWVSAEYAMLPRATNTRSDRESVKGKIGGRTHEISRLIGRSLRAVIDYKALGENTILLDCDVLQADGGTRTAAITGAYVALADAVSWLRERKLLKSEPLTGTVSAVSVGIIDGAPMLDLCYEEDVRAETDMNLVITGDGKFIEVQGTAEGAPFDRAELDSLLALGTSGCADLAKLQQEALA, encoded by the coding sequence ATGGCCCGTATCGATGGACGTACCGCAGACCAGCTCCGCCCGGTGAAGATCACCCGGAACTGGCTGGACCACGCCGAAGGCTCGGTGCTGGTCGAGTTCGGGCGGACCCGGGTGCTGTGCGCCGCGAGTGTCACCGAGGGCGTACCGCGCTGGCGCAAGGGCAGCGGCCTCGGCTGGGTCAGCGCCGAGTACGCGATGCTCCCGCGCGCCACCAACACCCGCTCCGACCGCGAATCGGTGAAGGGCAAGATCGGTGGGCGTACGCACGAGATCTCCCGGCTGATCGGGCGTTCGCTGCGGGCCGTGATCGACTACAAGGCGCTCGGCGAGAACACCATCCTGCTCGACTGCGACGTCCTCCAGGCCGACGGCGGCACCCGGACGGCCGCGATCACCGGGGCGTACGTCGCGCTGGCGGACGCGGTGTCCTGGTTGCGCGAGCGGAAGCTGCTGAAGAGCGAGCCACTGACCGGTACGGTGTCCGCGGTGTCGGTCGGGATCATCGACGGTGCGCCGATGCTGGACCTCTGCTACGAGGAGGACGTCCGGGCCGAGACGGACATGAACCTGGTGATCACCGGCGACGGCAAGTTCATCGAGGTGCAGGGTACGGCCGAGGGCGCGCCGTTCGACCGCGCCGAGCTGGACAGCCTGCTCGCGCTGGGTACGTCCGGATGCGCCGACCTGGCGAAGCTCCAGCAGGAGGCGCTGGCATGA
- a CDS encoding substrate-binding domain-containing protein: protein MYITAVGILVLTLGAVFVVRSFGSSSGADGFLGGNKACDDPTQIQLATTPEMQPSIDAAAKALTAKGGKDGNPCLQFTISAAPSAQVARDVAHGSDTRPDLWIPDSSLWVAQADDGQTVPNIAVASIATSPLVLVGRRTNFADTSSWLRSLSGASPALLDPLNTSPGALTLLSVQMERQKTSASDTQVSQVIVPLAQRLGSMAKPYTDVNALLGRADQDGSTTVVPASEQSFVKYQDAHPDAQLKAIQPATGTLALDYPIVVTAKSDTDQADQAAKALGSELMSDASAQARDQAGFRDTALSALSGGRGVGDVSQLTKPTSEAIDTTLQNWTRLSLSTHSLAVVDVSGSMAEKVGAKTRMQLTVEAATSGLDLFPDSAKLGLWTFSTQIGPDKADYKQLVPIAPLSKVQRAKIVGQLKIQQPIAGGGTGLYDTAIAAVRQVRQQYDQSAVNTILLFTDGKNDDPGSPTLAQAVRTLQGLQDPSRPVRIIALGMGPEANADELSALAQATGGQAYVARNPGDLKGVFIDALQSR, encoded by the coding sequence GTGTACATCACCGCGGTCGGAATACTGGTGCTGACCCTGGGCGCGGTCTTCGTGGTCCGGTCCTTCGGATCGTCCTCCGGCGCCGACGGGTTCCTCGGCGGCAACAAGGCCTGCGACGACCCGACCCAGATCCAGCTCGCGACCACACCCGAGATGCAGCCCTCGATCGACGCGGCGGCCAAGGCGCTGACCGCCAAGGGCGGCAAGGACGGCAACCCGTGCCTGCAGTTCACCATCAGCGCGGCACCGTCCGCCCAGGTCGCCCGGGACGTCGCGCACGGCAGTGACACCCGGCCGGACCTGTGGATCCCCGACTCCTCACTGTGGGTCGCCCAGGCCGACGACGGCCAGACCGTCCCGAACATCGCGGTCGCCTCGATCGCTACATCACCACTGGTACTGGTCGGCCGGCGGACCAACTTCGCCGACACCTCGTCCTGGCTGCGCAGCCTGTCCGGCGCGAGCCCGGCCCTGCTCGACCCGCTGAACACGTCGCCGGGCGCGCTCACGCTGCTGTCGGTACAGATGGAACGGCAGAAGACCTCCGCCTCCGACACCCAGGTGTCCCAGGTGATCGTGCCGCTGGCCCAGCGCCTCGGCTCGATGGCGAAGCCGTACACGGACGTCAACGCCCTGCTCGGTCGCGCCGACCAGGACGGCAGCACAACCGTCGTACCGGCGTCTGAGCAAAGTTTCGTGAAGTACCAGGACGCGCACCCGGACGCCCAGCTGAAGGCGATCCAGCCCGCCACCGGCACACTCGCCCTGGACTACCCGATCGTCGTCACCGCGAAGTCCGACACCGACCAGGCGGACCAGGCAGCCAAGGCGCTCGGCAGCGAGCTGATGTCCGACGCCAGCGCCCAGGCCCGCGACCAGGCCGGATTCCGGGACACCGCGCTGAGCGCGCTGAGCGGCGGCCGCGGCGTCGGCGACGTCAGCCAGCTGACCAAGCCGACCAGCGAAGCCATCGACACCACCCTGCAGAACTGGACCCGCCTGTCGCTGTCCACGCACTCACTCGCGGTCGTCGACGTCTCCGGTTCGATGGCCGAGAAGGTCGGCGCCAAGACCCGGATGCAGCTCACCGTCGAGGCAGCGACCAGCGGACTCGACCTGTTCCCGGACAGCGCGAAGCTCGGTCTGTGGACGTTCTCGACCCAGATCGGCCCGGACAAGGCCGATTACAAGCAACTCGTACCGATCGCGCCGCTGTCCAAGGTGCAACGCGCCAAGATCGTCGGGCAGCTCAAGATCCAGCAGCCGATCGCCGGCGGCGGCACCGGTCTGTACGACACCGCGATCGCCGCCGTACGCCAGGTCCGGCAGCAGTACGACCAGAGCGCCGTGAACACGATTCTGCTCTTCACGGACGGCAAGAACGACGATCCCGGCAGCCCGACGCTCGCGCAGGCCGTTCGTACGCTCCAGGGCCTGCAGGACCCGTCCCGGCCGGTCCGGATCATCGCGCTCGGCATGGGGCCCGAGGCGAACGCCGACGAGCTCAGCGCGCTGGCCCAGGCCACCGGCGGTCAGGCCTACGTCGCCCGCAACCCCGGCGACCTGAAGGGTGTCTTCATCGACGCGCTCCAAAGCCGCTGA
- a CDS encoding transcriptional regulator encodes MDEVEGELIAAAACGWVTRSSFAGTGGWALTETGRAENERLLADELAEVSGEDAVRKVYEEFLPLNALLQRACADWQLRPTATDPLAANDHTDPDWDAGVLHELAVINRALESIAGQLTAVLPRFSGYDTRFAAALARVRAGETGWVDRSDVDSCHRVWFELHEDLLATLNLNRGDEL; translated from the coding sequence GTGGATGAGGTTGAGGGGGAGCTGATCGCGGCGGCGGCGTGTGGGTGGGTGACGCGGAGCAGTTTCGCGGGTACGGGTGGGTGGGCGCTGACCGAGACCGGGCGCGCCGAGAACGAGCGGCTGCTTGCGGATGAGCTTGCCGAAGTCAGCGGTGAGGACGCGGTGCGGAAGGTGTACGAGGAGTTCCTCCCGCTCAACGCCTTACTGCAGCGCGCCTGCGCCGACTGGCAACTTCGGCCGACCGCAACCGATCCGCTGGCCGCCAACGACCACACGGACCCGGACTGGGACGCGGGCGTACTGCATGAGCTCGCGGTCATCAATCGAGCCTTGGAGTCCATCGCCGGCCAACTAACGGCCGTCCTCCCCCGGTTCAGTGGGTACGACACTCGCTTCGCTGCCGCGCTTGCGCGGGTGCGGGCGGGTGAAACCGGTTGGGTCGACCGCAGCGATGTGGACTCCTGTCACCGGGTCTGGTTCGAGTTGCACGAGGACCTGCTCGCGACCCTCAACCTGAACCGCGGCGACGAGCTCTAG
- a CDS encoding PEP/pyruvate-binding domain-containing protein, with protein sequence MLIPLHAATTPTCGPKAATLSTLHNAGLPVPNAAIVPTTAFPSPTNTSPTAPVDVGSSADLLSEVLIFGLGAWLESIGDPPVAVRSSATNEDTATTSAAGQYDTFLGVQGLAAVTTAVRACWSSLWSTRATAYRTTDVQALAMAVVIQELVDAEVSGVMFTPADATGSTLIEASWGLGPSVVEGRLTPDSYEITADGSVTATIADKPTALYRTGSHVLEQDVPADLRRTPTLSTETATQLAALGNQVTDLLGGPQDIEWAIANNQLWLLQSRPITTSPPSPTRAPAPHSTTRAAAALPGVASTPDAGSMLTGVPASRGTASGPVRVVRGPQDFADVRPGDILVCRCTDPAWTPLLGIVAGVVTEVGGVLSHAAIVARERGIPAIVSVPAATTRLRNGKQITLDATTGAVHL encoded by the coding sequence GTGCTGATCCCGCTGCACGCCGCCACCACCCCCACCTGCGGCCCCAAAGCAGCCACCCTCAGCACCCTCCACAACGCCGGACTCCCGGTCCCCAACGCCGCCATCGTCCCCACCACCGCCTTCCCCTCACCCACCAACACCAGCCCCACCGCCCCGGTTGACGTCGGCTCCAGTGCTGATTTGTTGTCTGAGGTGCTGATCTTTGGGCTCGGTGCGTGGCTCGAAAGCATTGGCGACCCACCCGTGGCCGTACGCTCCTCGGCCACCAACGAAGACACCGCCACCACCTCGGCCGCCGGCCAGTACGACACCTTCCTCGGCGTACAAGGCCTCGCCGCCGTCACCACCGCAGTACGCGCCTGCTGGTCTTCTTTGTGGTCCACTCGAGCCACCGCGTACCGCACAACAGATGTGCAGGCCCTTGCGATGGCGGTTGTGATCCAGGAGCTGGTAGACGCGGAAGTGTCTGGCGTCATGTTCACGCCCGCGGACGCGACCGGCAGCACTCTGATCGAAGCGTCCTGGGGACTGGGCCCGTCGGTCGTCGAGGGCCGCCTGACTCCCGACAGCTACGAAATCACCGCCGACGGCTCCGTCACCGCCACCATCGCCGACAAACCCACTGCCTTGTACCGCACCGGCTCTCACGTGCTCGAACAGGACGTCCCCGCCGACCTCCGCCGTACACCCACCCTGAGCACCGAAACAGCCACCCAGCTGGCCGCCCTCGGCAACCAAGTCACCGACCTCCTCGGCGGCCCCCAAGACATCGAATGGGCCATCGCCAACAACCAGCTCTGGCTCCTCCAGTCCCGCCCAATAACCACCTCACCCCCCAGCCCCACCCGCGCCCCCGCACCCCACAGCACCACCCGCGCCGCCGCAGCACTCCCCGGCGTGGCATCAACCCCTGATGCCGGTTCGATGCTCACCGGTGTTCCCGCCAGCCGTGGTACGGCGTCTGGTCCGGTGCGGGTTGTCCGTGGCCCGCAGGACTTCGCTGATGTACGCCCCGGCGACATCCTGGTCTGCCGCTGCACCGACCCGGCCTGGACGCCACTGCTCGGCATCGTTGCCGGCGTAGTCACCGAGGTCGGAGGGGTCCTGTCCCACGCCGCCATCGTTGCCCGCGAACGCGGCATCCCCGCGATCGTCAGTGTCCCGGCCGCCACCACCCGGCTCCGGAACGGCAAGCAGATCACTCTCGACGCCACCACCGGCGCCGTACACCTCTGA